From the Papaver somniferum cultivar HN1 chromosome 2, ASM357369v1, whole genome shotgun sequence genome, the window TCCTTTTGGTGTTGTAGGTTGGCATGGTTAGGAGGAGGATGATAATACATCCTAGCAGGATGTGGACAGTGAGAATGAAATCTTGCAGCAATTCTAACACCTAAATCTAATATCTCAATATATTTCCCCATCTCTAGATCCAAAATTTGGAGAAGTATTTATGATAAAATGAATAAAAAATGAGAAAACGAGAAAGAATTTTCTgatagaaaaaagagaaaatgaaTCAGAATTTTGGTAGAAAATAGATTTGAATTTTGTTAGAGATTAGAATACATCCCAACCCATGAGATGGTTGGAATTGCTTGAAGAATATGAATTGGGAGAGTTCTGTCTTCCTTTATTTATACTACTAGTTTGAGTGGTGGGTGAGACATTTCGCCTCCTTTTCCTTTCAAACTTCGATCGTGTTGACCAAAAAGAAAGGCTAAATGTTTCAAACTCTTGGTTCCAGTAGTCAAAGATTTCAGTCCAAGCTAAACAGCTTCTAGTCTTTGACTTCTCCAAAGCTAAAAATGGAGACAATTGTAATAATGTCCACAAAACAGCCTTGTAAAATCTTTCAACCAAAAAACATGAGTACGAATTCGTGCACACTCTtaaacgagtgtatatttcatatTTTAATCTCTACTCTTGACTTAATTTAGGAAGTTATGTAACGAGGACCGTATTTCTAAACACGAAGGATAATGGGatcatcagttaaataatcaaccaatcagaagaatatgtgaaatatacactcgttagaggagtgtgaacagatttggactCAAAAGACATAAGCTGAATTTTGGGACTAACTAATTGTAAGAGCTCAAGTCAACTGACTACAATAAGATTAGCAATATAAACTTAAGTTTCACTGTACAATGGACTTCACAGTCTCAGACAAAAACAGTATAGCGTGCAATCCGGATGGATGGGAAATGCAACAGATACTGCACAAAATACGGGAAGAACTTCCCAGAACTCAGCCTCAACCAAAGAAGCATAAAATGTTTAGCAGTAAAAACATCAGAACCTGCACAAAATTAGGGGACTTCCAAGAAAAAACCACTCCTGATAGTTTAAGGTTAAGTATTTCACCAGTGTGCACAAAGCTTTCCAACCCAAACTTCAACCCATCTTTTGCTTGTCAAGATGATACAACATTCTACGCAACCACTCTGATCTCGAAACACTGTAATGGTGTAGTTCTTCGAGATGCATTATATAACCACTAAGATCTCTTCCTTTGGCTTCTATCATGCATCTGTCGAATCCAGTTCTCAGAGTTTCGTGAACAACCCGGCCGACATGGTAACCTGTTTGCCCGTACATTTTCTCGGTGTCTGCAAAATACTCATGAAAGATCCAATAACATTTATCAGAAACCTTCGGAGCATATGGTGAATCCAAATACCTAAAGTTACTTGGTCTATTCACTTTTGCAAGAGGATAACCAACATCAAATAGAACTCGGTCTTGAGGTTGAGATGGCATTTGCTGAACTTGGAGCCAAGTGGGATTATAAACTTTAAGTGGAGTAGGATTATCAGTATGTGGTCGGACCATGTGATTTTGGGGAAGTATAGAAAGATGACTAGGTTCAAATGGAGGTGGGTTTTGAACTTGTGGTTGTGTTCTTTGAATTTGGTAGGGTGCAGTGTGAATATACTCGAGAGCAGacttcttgaaaacaaatttgaaaGTACAGCATTTTCCTAAAGGAAATGGCTCATTACATCTTGGCCCAGCTCCTCTCTTGTTTTTGTAACCTGGATAGTCTTCTTTTTTGAATTCAACACGCTCAACTAATGCCAAATTGTATTTCCTAGCAAGATCTTCGAGGTTCCAGCTTTCATATAGTGGTGCTTTCTTGTTGTTAATGTGAACTTCACCAAAGGGTCTAAGCATATGGCTTGCATTCCTGAAAAAACCCCCAATTAAATCTTTGTGCATCCTATGTcaccacacaaaaaaaaaaaaaaaaaaaaaaaaaaattggtaagaATATCAAAGAATTAATGTGAAACTTTTTTTTAGAATTCTCAATAAATTTGAAAATAAGCATGTGATAGAGAGATGAAAGAAAATTTTCGTCATGATACTATCTTGAAGTATATCTTCTATTATAGTATTGTTATCCTTTACATTCACCCCCTGTTTACAACTAAGTCCAAGAAAAAATACATTCTGCAAATAAACGACACTCCAGATATTTCTGTATCCAATATAATAGCACTATAGCAGAATGATCAATCAAAAAAAATAGCAATAGCAGAATACGCTTCTATAGTAAATCCACTGCAATGTGTGTATAGAGGAAAGGAAAGCAGGAACACATGCATATACCACTAACATTATCACATAATACTGAAATGAGAGTAAACAGAAATAAAAAGAATCGGAAAAAGAGACCTTACTTGATCATGTGAACTTGATCTTCCTTTCCATGGAATCCTGCATGTGGAAAGTTATAGATAACTCGATCGAACTTCCGCCTTTGTAAGTCAGGATAAAGTTTCATTCTGGTGGCATCCACACCATGCATAATTGTTGCTCCAAGTTTTCTTAAACTCTCCAAATTTGATTTTGCGTCCTGGTAATTCTTAATCAGCACATCTGGTTCGTGATTATATAATTAGTATGTTAAGGTTGGCAAAAGTTGAAAAGATAGAATGAAAACATGTCcagtttccttttttttcttttgtgaattaGTAAACTATAAAGGCAAGCCATATTTAAAGTTTAAACTTAGGTAAAGCTAGGAGATATTTCCTGTTTCATAGGAAGACATGAATTCCTATCATTCATGCAAGACAGCCATCTTTACAGAAGTCACGAGATACTTCCTGTTTCACAGGAAGACAATGAATTCCTATCATTCTCACTAGACAATCATCTCATTgatcaaaaaacaaacaaagtaACAAACAAGATAACCATCGTACAAAGGCTAGAAGCTACATACCTATATCCTAGGAAGACATGACTTCCTGGGACCAAttctacacatgtgtaactgtATTTTACTGTGACTCTAACACTATACAGAATACTTTAAAGCCAGTGCCTTTCATAGGACCAATTCTACACATGAGAGTTGCTTCAAGTTTCTCTACACTCTCTAAATTTGATTAACGCTCTATTTTACTTCTTAATCTCGTACCGATTTTCAGATGATTAATTAATacaattcaagaaattttcaacaGAATAGTATCTACATAAACATATAAATAGGCATGGTTCATAATGCTTGATCAGTTGGATGTCTTGAGTCGTGGCTTCTTAGGGCTGTGAAGATAGATATCCCCAAAGTCCCTAACACTCCAAGACAACCTTGAGTCTGGAATCTAAAGATTCTAAACCCTCACAGAAGTTTGTTATGTAGGAAGTAATATTTAGGATTTTGCAAAACAACAATAAACAAAACAGCAACAACCAAGTTCCTAACTCTACAAGGACAAGGACAACAAGTCAACATAACAAATAGGATAAATGAAGTCATAAATTAGGAAAGACAGAATAACAGCAGAAAATTAGAAACATCTAACATCAAAATCAGAATGAGCGTAATGACCTTAAAtcattcagaaaaatgaaaatgaaatcatTGTGAGGGTTTTCAAATCAACATAATTGGCAAGATATCATAGCAATGATAACAAGATTCTCGCATCAAactattccgagtctacattcaGAGTAGAATATTAACTAACTGAGATAAATCTGGAATATATATGCTTGGAGTGGAAAGCATTGAATGTCGGACTTCAATTCTCAAACCTATTTCGATTACAAATACCTCATATTTTCACTCTTATCATATCTAACACTCAGAAAACTAATGCGGGCCAGTACTTTTCAGATTTGCAAAGCCAGCAATATATGAGATAATGACTAGATAGGTCTTTACCAATCAATCCATAGTGCAGTTGCTTACATGCAtttcatcattatccgtcaaggCACAAGAGGTTACCAAACAATTTAGTGGTCGATAGATGGAGAGATGTAGTGAAATGTATGCAAGCAATTGCACGACGGATTTAGGTTGGTAAGTTTTCTGAATGCAGTTCAGATACCGCTTTCAATACATGATATAGTCGTCAATTAATACTCAGACGACCATTCCTTGTAAACATCCATTTCAGTCCATGTATAGCTCTAGGAAATGCAGTTTGTAAACAATTAAAACCCATTTCTTAAACCTTTTCTACAATTTCTTCAAACCTATTCGCATCTCCACTAAATGCTCTTGTATGTTAGATACTTTCCTTCAAAATACATTAGTTGCGCAATCTAAATATTACTACTATATAGGTGGTAGAGTCCCTAAATCTCTCGATTTCAATTTGGGAAAATGGGGATTATGCCCCAAAATCCAGTGTCATCTTGGAAATATGCCCCGAGATTTCAATTTGAGCACAGTTTCAGCACCATTCAAATCGTCACGTAACTGACATCACAGCATATCCATCCTAAACCTCTTATCCTATGGTTAGATCACTTGTTGATGATCTAATTAAGACCTAAATGAAAAATATCCACTTGCATTAACATATTTACCAAATGTAAATAAATTAGCTTTTACTTGTAAAAGTATGACCCTAAGAACCCACAAAACATGATTTTCAAGACATGCTAACCTCCAAAAATCAGAAACCTGCATTTTCAAATAGCCTAAATTGCATTGTTCAACAAACATTAGAGAAGATATAAGTATCAGCTCAGGATTCTCTGGACTAGTTTCCAATTTCATTTGGTACCAAAATACAAATCCCTAGAAATTGCAAAAGTGCAACATTACTTAATGAAACAGTAGGGTATTAAGAgggagtagtagtagtagtattgAGTCAAATAGAAgcatgaaaacaaaaacaaagagtagGGTGAAGAGTTGATAATACCATATTGATCAAGTGATGTAGCCACCATATTAGAAGCAGAACCAAATGCTTTAGCCAAAcataatgaaaatgaaaaatctcCATCACCCACTAAAAGGATTTGATGCAACGATGAGTAATGTTGAATCCATTTCTCTGTTTCATCCTgttaataccaaaaaaaaataaaaataaaaaaattaaagtaCCATAGAAGTTGTAAAAACAGAAATTGATGAAAACCCACTTTGATATTTTGATATAAAAGAGAGGGAAAAGGTTTACCCttgtttcggtttcttcttcttcatgatccACCCCTGACTTGACCGCCATTTcagtgttcttttttttttttttttttgtacagtgGAAAACCAAAGGACTAAAAAGGAGGCTTCCTTGAGAAGAAAGGAATGCATAAAGAAGTTTTTCTACAGCTTTGGACTTCGTGTACAGAAAACGTATCGTCACTTTACACAAATCCATCAACACTTGACTTGACTAATCAGCCGTGGAGGCTGTAAAAATGGCTGACAATTGTTAGGGGCAAAAATTTGTGGCATGAATATTTACTACCGACTTTGGAGAGAAAGGAAAATACTCATCTAAATGTACCTTATTCAACTTTAAAAAACCTAACATTTTTAGGGggcacataaaacaaaaacaggtCATCCAAACGTAAAAATGAAGCTATTTCTTATCTCCCGTTTTTTTTTAATGGTCAAATTAtccttcataatcggtagttaaattTACGATGGAGAGAAACTACCCAGAATCGGTAATTAAGTTTACAATCGGGAGAAcatcatgaaattttttaatggccaaactacccataatcggtagataatggatTACCACATCTACCAATTGTAAAATAATTAGCCAAAATATATCTACAATCGGTAGACAGTGACATTTAATTGGCTTCTGATTACAATGTAGCTCCAAAATTGGATTATGTCAAAATTCTTAAGTTTTTGAATTCTCTACAcaaacataatcggtagtaaatgtaGTTCATTTAACTTCCAATtacaatcggtagtaaatgaactAACATAATCGGTAGTAATGAAGTTTGTTTAATTTCCACATTACAAAGTAGTCCCAAAATTGGATTTTGTCAAAATTCTTAAATTTTCAAATTATCTACACAAACATAATCGGTAATTTCATGATGTTCTTTAtttaccgattgtggtagtagtcccaaattcaaaattttcaaaaaccaatggaattttgaatttctctattttcacaatcggtagtttcgtgatgtttattatctatcgattgtacaatcggtagtttcatgatgttcattttctaccgattgtggtagtagccccaaattcaaatttttcaaaaaccaatggaatttggaATTTCTTTAtattcacaatcggtagatagatAATGTCTATTATCTGTCGATTGTgttagtagccccaaattcaatttttgcaaaaaaaaatgaaacttcgGATTGCTCTACTTTCACGATCGGTAGTTGTGTGATGTTTATTATATACTGATTCTGATAGTAGacccaaatttatttattttaaaaacaaagaaaagaatagAAGAACACAATCATAATCGGTTGCTAAAATCAATCCTAAACTACCGATTATCAAGGCCGTTTACGTGTTCTCCAAACCATTAGGACATCCCATAACCTTGTCTATGGGTTGAAAATAAAAAAGTctcccctaattcttttggggtcgcccctaaaaatgctaggttaaaaaatacctcttttttttaagaaattaaaaatcaaaataaacttctcCGTCATAGGCTTGGGTACAGGCACCCAGCCTATCTTGATGCAAAAGATTAAAAATACACATTGGAGGATAACCCTTGTAGTCACGGGTTGTTGTTGCATTAGTAGTGGCATTTGCTAATGCAATTGTTGCCCGGTTTGCTAGTTTTCAAGTTGAAACATAAGTAAAAAGTTTTGAAGAAGGAAGAGCAACAAAAACATTTAAGATTTTATCTTCCCAGATAGTTTTTGCACGCCAGTCCATACTGCTTTAAAGACCTTGGAGGAGTCTGATCAGGTTGGTGTTGTGAGCTTCAATGCTGATGGTGGAAGCTTGAAGTTGTAGTACCCATTTCCACGCCTCAGTTGCTTCTAACACCTCTCCAACAT encodes:
- the LOC113353841 gene encoding heavy metal-associated isoprenylated plant protein 41-like isoform X1, coding for MAVKSGVDHEEEETETRDETEKWIQHYSSLHQILLVGDGDFSFSLCLAKAFGSASNMVATSLDQYDVLIKNYQDAKSNLESLRKLGATIMHGVDATRMKLYPDLQRRKFDRVIYNFPHAGFHGKEDQVHMIKMHKDLIGGFFRNASHMLRPFGEVHINNKKAPLYESWNLEDLARKYNLALVERVEFKKEDYPGYKNKRGAGPRCNEPFPLGKCCTFKFVFKKSALEYIHTAPYQIQRTQPQVQNPPPFEPSHLSILPQNHMVRPHTDNPTPLKVYNPTWLQVQQMPSQPQDRVLFDVGYPLAKVNRPSNFRYLDSPYAPKVSDKCYWIFHEYFADTEKMYGQTGYHVGRVVHETLRTGFDRCMIEAKGRDLSGYIMHLEELHHYSVSRSEWLRRMLYHLDKQKMG
- the LOC113353841 gene encoding heavy metal-associated isoprenylated plant protein 41-like isoform X2 — translated: MAVKSGVDHEEEETETRDETEKWIQHYSSLHQILLVGDGDFSFSLCLAKAFGSASNMVATSLDQYDVLIKNYQDAKSNLESLRKLGATIMHGVDATRMKLYPDLQRRKFDRVIYNFPHAGFHGKEDQVHMIKNASHMLRPFGEVHINNKKAPLYESWNLEDLARKYNLALVERVEFKKEDYPGYKNKRGAGPRCNEPFPLGKCCTFKFVFKKSALEYIHTAPYQIQRTQPQVQNPPPFEPSHLSILPQNHMVRPHTDNPTPLKVYNPTWLQVQQMPSQPQDRVLFDVGYPLAKVNRPSNFRYLDSPYAPKVSDKCYWIFHEYFADTEKMYGQTGYHVGRVVHETLRTGFDRCMIEAKGRDLSGYIMHLEELHHYSVSRSEWLRRMLYHLDKQKMG